Genomic DNA from Peribacillus simplex NBRC 15720 = DSM 1321:
TTATCTTAATAATTCTTCCTTCAAGGTTTGTAACTGTTCCTTCATCTTCTGACCACGTTACAGACGGCAGGATCACATCCGCAAACTCTGCTGATTCAGAAAGATAGAAATCCGAACACAACATAAAATCCAGGTTTTTCATCGCACTTCTGACGAAATTTAGATTCGGCGCAGATACTGCAGGATTAGAACATAGCAGATACAATCCGCGGATCGTTTTTTGTTCCATCAGTTCAAACATTTCATAAGCAGAAACACCCGGCTGAGGCATTTCTTCCGGAGTAATTTTCCATACTTTACAAACTTCTTCAACATGTTTAGGATTTGTAATTTTACGGTATCCTGGCAATAAATCCGCTTTCTGGCCATGTTCCCGTCCACCCTGTCCGTTGCCTTGACCAGTGAATGTTGCTACACCAGACTTCGGACGGCCAATCTTACCTGTTACAAGCGCCATGTTTGTATATCCAGATACATTGTCAACACCCTTATGCTGCTGTTCAATTCCACGGGCAAACATGACAACTGCATTCGGTGCTTTTCCATAAATCTCTGCTGCGCGAATAATTTTTTCAGGTGCCACACCTGTAAGCTCACTCGTATATTCCAGTGTGAATTTTTGTACAAGCTCTTTTGTTTCTTCAAATCCGTTTGTATGATTATTAATAAACTCTTCGTCAGCATAACCATTTTGAATTAATAAATTTAAGATTCCATTAGCAAGGGCAAGATCCGTTCCCGGTTTCAGGTCAAGGTGCACATCTGCTCTTCTCGCAACTGGCGTTTCGCGGGGATCCACCACGATAATGTAACCTCCTCTTTCTTGAACGTTCCAGACTCGGAACATAGAAGTCGGATGACATTCTGCTGTGTTGCTTCCTGCAATAAATAAGCAATCTGTTTCATGAATATCTGTCCAGGGTAATGTTGAACCTCTATCTACACCGAAAGAACGAAAGAATCCCCCGGCCGCACTTGACATACAGAAACGGCCATTATAGTCAATGTAGCGTGTTCCAAGTGCCACACGTGCAAATTTCCCTGTTAAATAGCATTTTTCATTTGTCATTGATACGCCGCTGAAAACGGATAATGTATCTTTTCCATATTTATTTTGAAGCTCACTGAACTTTTTCACGATTAAATCATACGCTTCATTCCAGCTTGCTTCACGGAAGCCTTCCTTTGTTCCTTTTAATGATGCATCATCACGAATAAGCGGTTTTAAAATGCGATCATCATGGTTCGTCTGCTGGTAAGCTGTAACCCCTTTGGGACACATTTTCCCTACCGTTACAGGCCAATCATAACGTGGTTCAACCCCAATGATTTTATTTGTCGCTCTATTTACCCTTAAATTCATCCCACACTGCATTCCACAATATGCACAATGCGTTTTGACCAATGATTCATTCGGGTGTATTACATTCTCTACTTCTTTAAAAAACTTATCCCTTTGCATTCTGGTTTGCCTCCTTAACTTTTATCTCATGAATAGGGGAACCGGAAAATTGAGCGATCCGGTATTTTCTACGGCAAGGTAGGCACATTTCAGCGAGATGGTGGCCTTCCTTCGTTTGAAATTCGATATTATTCACGCTTAGAACCTCTACGACATCTTTTGATTGTTCTGTTGAAACAAACTCATCACCACATACTTTGCATCCTTTCATGGATTGTTCCGCGTAATGCTCTCTGTAGTTTCTTGCAAATACACTCATTGGGCGAAAAGGTATGTGAGCAAGTTTTCCGAATGGAAGATAAATCAATGTAATAATGACTGACCACTGGTGAATCAGGGACATGGCTGGCTGTCCTGCACCGTGCAAAAAGATGTTCATAAACGTTAGTGCCAATCCTGTAATGCTGACTAATAACAGCATATATAAAGGAAGAAAGTCATACATGAATTTTTGTTCTGCTCTTGCCTGCATATTTTTCAAGCGGCGGTATAGAGCCATGCATACTCCAGTAATAACCATCACAGCTGTAATGTTCAGAGCGTTATATGATAAGTTCGCAATGATCCCATCAGCTGGTACTGTTATTACCTGGATCCCCATTGCGATGATGTTGTAGTAGCCATTGTCGTCCATGGTGAAGTACATCCATCCAAATACTAGAGGGAATGTCACGAAGCAGGAAAGAATACATCCCCATCCGATTAGAACGTGCTGAGTCCATCGGTAAATTCCCCTATTCCAGATGAAATTGTATGTAGCTAAATGTTCAACTGATGTTTTAGGCGTTGATTTTCTAAATAGAAGTTTGATGCCTTTTTTTATAAAAATCTTTGTTGGCGGCCTTTCTCCCCATGCGATAAACCTGTAAAAGAACCCCCCAATAAAAATAATCGTCCCCACCATATAGCCATAAAGGTTTAAATCTACGTGTGTAAACATTCTCGTACCAATAAACGATAAGAATACAAGTCCGCAAACTGCTAGAAACATAGACTTAGCAAAATGTGATGCAAAAGCATTATCAATCGATTTTCCTGTTTTTTGATTTGCTGCGACTTTTGCCTGCATTACTATTCCTCCTCATTACAAACAATTACCATACCCTTATTGTAAGAGCTGCCCCGTTTTTTCCATATCGGGGGACTTCCCTATCCTAAGGGGAAAATTCCCCTATCTTTTAAAATAAAAAAACAGTTCTGATGTGCAGAACTGCCTGTACTATATTTCAATTTTCAAGTTTTCTCTTTTCCAGTTTTTATATTTTATTTTGCAAT
This window encodes:
- a CDS encoding molybdopterin oxidoreductase family protein, producing MQRDKFFKEVENVIHPNESLVKTHCAYCGMQCGMNLRVNRATNKIIGVEPRYDWPVTVGKMCPKGVTAYQQTNHDDRILKPLIRDDASLKGTKEGFREASWNEAYDLIVKKFSELQNKYGKDTLSVFSGVSMTNEKCYLTGKFARVALGTRYIDYNGRFCMSSAAGGFFRSFGVDRGSTLPWTDIHETDCLFIAGSNTAECHPTSMFRVWNVQERGGYIIVVDPRETPVARRADVHLDLKPGTDLALANGILNLLIQNGYADEEFINNHTNGFEETKELVQKFTLEYTSELTGVAPEKIIRAAEIYGKAPNAVVMFARGIEQQHKGVDNVSGYTNMALVTGKIGRPKSGVATFTGQGNGQGGREHGQKADLLPGYRKITNPKHVEEVCKVWKITPEEMPQPGVSAYEMFELMEQKTIRGLYLLCSNPAVSAPNLNFVRSAMKNLDFMLCSDFYLSESAEFADVILPSVTWSEDEGTVTNLEGRIIKINKAQEPIGESKPDWQIQVELAERLGRGKYFSYLKTAKDIADEFRLASKGGYADYYGATWDKIDKQDGVFWPCKDENDKGTPHMFLDKKFYHADGKAKICALPYRPPAEEPDEKYPLRLTTGRVVYHYLSGNQTRRIQFLRDMCPEPYVEVHPETAKKYNMEHEERVRLHTRRGEAIYKVKITEAIRKDTVFVPYHFGHEQSINLLTIAALDPISRMPEYKACAAQLEKVEIKKVQ